The sequence CGATTTCTATTATTATTTGCAAAGTAAATGCCAAAAATATAATTTTTTTATCTTAAAATTATAAATTATAATAACTGCCGGAAATCTCAAGCTTTATTTGATAAAAATAATTTTATCTCAAAAAGTCTTGCCGGAATTAGTGGTTTTTATGAGGTTGAAACAGGTGAATTCTGGGAAAATGGGTATTTTTTTCGCCAAATTATGTAAAAAAGTACTGTTTTTTTCAAAATGAATGAATTAATGGCAGCAGGCGGTTTTTAAAAGCAGTTTTTATCCGGGAACTAGAGCTTTCTGGTAAGCTGTCAGGTCTTGCTTCTTGAGCCCATGAAACGCTATAATCAATCCTGAAAGCCCGATTTCAGTGACCTAGCCGGGTACTAATGAAATGACAGAATTAGCTCAGCAGAAATGCAATTTGAAAGATTTGACTAGGCCAGAGCTGGTTGCCATGCTTGCCGGGATGGGGAAAGAGCGGTTTCGTGCCGACCAGATTATTACTTGGTTATATCGCCACCGGGTAAAGAATATCGGGGAGATGACCAACCTTTCCCGTTCTTTCAGGGAGCAGCTCAATGAAGTGGCAGCGATACAATTATTGGAGTGCCGTGCCATTGAAATTGCGGCAGACGGGACAAAAAAATTTCTTTTTCAGCTTTTTGACAGTTCCTGTATTGAGTCAGTACTGATTCCTGAGCAAAAACGATTGACACTCTGTCTCTCCACTCAAGTAGGCTGCCGTCAGGGTTGCCGCTTTTGCGTGACCGGTCAGCAGGGCTTTAAGCGTAATCTTAAAGTTGCAGAAATTGTCGATCAGGTAATTCAGGTACAAAAACATGCTGACCGCCTGCAGCAACGGATCAGCAATATTGTTTTTATGGGAATGGGGGAGCCTCTGGATAATTTTGAAACTCTGGTAAAAGCCATTGAAATCTTAAAATATGATGATGGATTGGATTTTTCATCCCGGAGAATAACTGTTTCAACCTGCGGTTTGGTGCCCCAAATAGGTGAACTTGGTGCTATGGTTGATGTAAGTCTGGCAATATCGCTGAATGCCACTGATGATGAAACCCGTAGCCGCCTGATGCCGATCAATCGTCGTTACAATCTGAATACATTATTGACAGCCTGTCGGCAGCTTCCCCTTAAGCGCAGCAGCAGGATAACCTTTGAATATATTTTGCTTAAAGATATCAATGACAGCTTAGTTGATGCCTCCCGATTGGTGCGGTTGCTAAAGCCACTGAAAAGTAAAATAAACCTGATTCCTTTTAATGAACATCCTGATTTGCCTTTTTACCGGCCGTCAAAAGAGCGGATTTCAGCTTTTCAGGCCGTTTTGCTGGATAGCGGTCTGACCAGTATCATCCGTAAAAGCAAAGGCGCTGATATTTCAGCCGCCTGCGGGCAGTTGCGGGGTAATGTCGGTGTTTCAGAAGCCATCAGGTTATAAGCGGAGCAAAAAAAGTATGAATCAGGCCGGTAAGTTCTTCCCTGCTGGAAGAGGAAAAAATCTGTTGTCGGAAGGCTGCAGCTCCCGGCAGACCGCGGCTATACCAGGCCAGATGCTTGCGAAATAATAAAAATCCGGTTTGTTTGCCTTTGTGGTGTTCCAGGAGCTCCCAATGGAGTAAGATGGTAGCAAGCTTTTTTGACCAGTTAATGGGTGGAGCTTTCCTGTGCCGGATAAATTCTTTGATATCCCGGAATAACCAGGGTTTGCCGAGGACCCCTCGTCCAAGCATCAGGCCAGCGATTCCAACTCGCGACAAAGCCTGGCGGGCCTCAATCGGAGTAGTAATATCACCGGAGCCGATTACTGGTATGCCTGTGCCTGTCTGTCTGATAGCTTCTTCCAGGTAATCCCAGTCGGCTGCACCACTGAACATCATCATTGCTGTTCGGGGGTGACAAAATACCGCTTTGGCACCATGGTCAGCGGCAAGTTGAAAAATGGTTCCGGCATTCAGGTTTGCATGGTCCCACCCTGTTCTGATTTTAATGGTGTAGGGAATTTTAGGTGGTTGTGCCAAGGCTTTTAAAATTTTTTTTATCTGGTTGAAATCTTT comes from Pseudomonadota bacterium and encodes:
- the rlmN gene encoding 23S rRNA (adenine(2503)-C(2))-methyltransferase RlmN produces the protein MTELAQQKCNLKDLTRPELVAMLAGMGKERFRADQIITWLYRHRVKNIGEMTNLSRSFREQLNEVAAIQLLECRAIEIAADGTKKFLFQLFDSSCIESVLIPEQKRLTLCLSTQVGCRQGCRFCVTGQQGFKRNLKVAEIVDQVIQVQKHADRLQQRISNIVFMGMGEPLDNFETLVKAIEILKYDDGLDFSSRRITVSTCGLVPQIGELGAMVDVSLAISLNATDDETRSRLMPINRRYNLNTLLTACRQLPLKRSSRITFEYILLKDINDSLVDASRLVRLLKPLKSKINLIPFNEHPDLPFYRPSKERISAFQAVLLDSGLTSIIRKSKGADISAACGQLRGNVGVSEAIRL
- the dusB gene encoding tRNA dihydrouridine synthase DusB; the protein is MAMFSNQPLILAPMAGITDSPFRQLAKKFGADLVVTEMISARGLIQDDRKTKAMLSFQPSEQPLIVQLFGRDPEILRAAALKALDAGAACIDINMGCPVKKVIKTGAGAALLKDFNQIKKILKALAQPPKIPYTIKIRTGWDHANLNAGTIFQLAADHGAKAVFCHPRTAMMMFSGAADWDYLEEAIRQTGTGIPVIGSGDITTPIEARQALSRVGIAGLMLGRGVLGKPWLFRDIKEFIRHRKAPPINWSKKLATILLHWELLEHHKGKQTGFLLFRKHLAWYSRGLPGAAAFRQQIFSSSSREELTGLIHTFFAPLIT